The Rattus rattus isolate New Zealand chromosome 1, Rrattus_CSIRO_v1, whole genome shotgun sequence genome includes a region encoding these proteins:
- the Ifnb1 gene encoding interferon beta: MTNRWTLHIAFLLCFSTTALSIDYKQLQFRQSTSIRTCQKLLRQLNGRLNLSYRTDFKIPMEVMHPSQMEKSYTAFAIQVMLQNVFLVFRSNFSSTGWNETIVESLLDELHQQTEFLETILKEKQEERLTWATSTTTLGLKSYYWRVQRYLKDKKYNSYAWMVVRAEIFRNFSIILRLNRNFQN; this comes from the coding sequence ATGACCAACAGGTGGACCCTCCACATTGCATTCCTGCTGTGCTTCTCCACCACTGCCCTCTCCATCGACTACAAGCAGCTCCAGTTCCGACAAAGCACTAGCATTCGGACATGTCAGAAGCTCCTGAGGCAGCTGAACGGAAGGCTCAACCTCAGCTACAGGACGGACTTCAAGATCCCTATGGAGGTGATGCACCCGTCACAGATGGAGAAGAGTTACACTGCCTTTGCCATCCAAGTGATGCTCCAGAATGTCTTTCTTGTCTTCAGAAGCAATTTCTCCAGCACTGGGTGGAATGAGACTATTGTTGAAAGCCTCTTGGATGAACTACACCAGCAGACAGAGTTTCTGGAGACAATACTaaaggaaaagcaagaggaaAGATTGACTTGGGCGACATCCACGACTACTTTAGGCTTGAAGAGCTATTACTGGAGGGTACAAAGGTACCTTAAAGACAAGAAGTACAACAGCTATGCCTGGATGGTGGTCCGAGCAGAAATCTTCAGGAACTTTTCCATTATTCTAAGACTTAATAGAAACTTCCAGAACTGA